The sequence CCCCTCCGGGTTCATCGAGCAGCTCAACTTCAACAACTTCGGTCACCCTCGTTACGGTGATGAAGGCTGTCAGATCGCTCGGGATCTCCTGCTCCATGATCCACGCACCCGCCAGGCCGTCATCCAGGCCATCGACCGCGAGGCGCTGGCCAAGGCGGTGTTCCCAGGGGCGATCGTGTCCAACTCGTTCGTGGTCCGGGGCGACTTCGGTTTCAACCCAGACCTCAACCCCTGGCCGTACGACCCCGAGGCCTCACGCAAGCTCTTGGCCGAGCTTGGCTGGAAGGACAGCGACGGGAACGGGGTCCTGGATCGCATCACTCCCGATGGCCGCAAGGTCGAGTTCCGTCTGCCTCACGCGACCACCCCGGCGTCGTTCCGGGTGCGGACCCAGGAACTGCTCCAGGAGTACCTGTCCGACGTCGGCATCGAGCTGGAGCCCGTGAACTACCCGGCTTCGGTTCTGTTTAGCACCGAGTTCGTCAACGGTGGCTCCGTTTGCACCTGGCCGGGGATTATCGAGTTCGCCTCGGCCGGGGGACTGGGCGAGGTCCCGGCAGATGAGCTCTCGGGCGAGCTGTGGGGCGATGACCCGCGCACCCCGGAGCTGTGGGACAACGTCCCACGCCGGGCGAACGCATTCGCCGGCAGCAACGTTACCGGCTGGATCAACGACGAGTACGACCGCCTGCACTTCGCGGCCTTGAGCGAGTTCGACCTCGCAAAGCGCGCCGACATCATCCGAGAGATGCAGGTCATCTTCAACGAGGAGCTCCCGTTCGTCCCGCTCTATGAGCGGGTGGAGATCCTCACCGCCAAGGTCGGCTTGGTGAACTACGTCAAGGGCACGGCCATCACCCGCACCCCGTTCTGGAACGCGTGGGAGTGGGGCTGGGAGCAACACGGCGCGGTGCAGCTTCGCACGGCCGGGTAGAGAGACAACCGGGGTGGGGGCTAGTCCCCCCACCCCTTCTTCCTCCCGAGGTGAAGATGCGGTGACGGCCTATATCATCCGGCGGGTCCTGCAGATCATCCCGACCCTGTTCATGATCTCACTCATCGTCTATGGCCTTCTCGCCCTCAAGCCCGGCGACCCAATCGACGAGCTCCGCTTCGGCAATCCAGGTTTCACCCAAGCCGACTACGAGCGGCTCATCAAGCTGTACGGCTTGGACAAACCGTGGTACTTCCGCTACTGGTACTGGCTGGGCCGTGCCGTGCAGGGGGACTTCGGCCCGTCCCGCCGGTACGGGATGCCTGCCGCGGAGTACATCTTTCGCTATCGGTTGCCGAACACCCTTATCCTTTCAGGGCTGTCGCTCCTCGTCGCGTTTATGGTCGCGGTACCTGCCGGGGTTTTTTCCGCACTACGTCAACACAGCGTGCTCGACTACGCGATCACGTTTGTCAACTTCATCGGGGTCTCGGTTCCGATCTTCTGGCTGGGGATCATGCTGATCTACCTGTTCGCCGTCTGGTTACGCGTTCTGCCAGCGGGGAGCGTCCAGACCCCGGGGATCGTTGGTGGGTGGGCCCAGTTCCTGGACCGGGCTCGGCACGTGATCCTCCCGGTCACGGCGCTCTCAGCGCTTCAGATGGCGTCTTGGACCCGGTTCATGCGCAGCTCGATGCTCGAGGTACTCAACCTGGATTACGTGCGCACCGCTCGGGCCAAGGGAGTGGCCGAACGGACCGTCACCTACCGCCATGCGTTGCGAAATGCGATCCTCCCGATCATCACCCTGGTCGGGCTGGCCATCCCAACTGTGTTCTCCGGGGCCGTGCTTACCGAGACCGTGTTCAACTGGCCGGGCATGGGCAGGGCCATCTTCGACTCCATCATTGCCAACGACTTCAACGTGGCCATGGTCGCCCTGATGTTCATCTCGCTTCTCATCCTTGCGTTCAACCTGCTGGCCGACCTCGCCTATGCCTTGGCCGACCCGCGGATCCGCTATGACTGAGGCGGTGAAAAGGCGACGACGTCCGCGCCAGCGGGTTGGTCAAGGGGAGAGCGCCTGGCACCTGACTTGGCGCCGGTTCCGTAACCACCGCCTGGCCCTGCTCGGCGGGACCGTCATCTTGGTCCTCGTCCTGGGGGCGGTCCTTGCTCCCTGGATCTCCCCGTACGAGTACTCGCGGACCAACCTCCGGCGCCAGTTTGCCGCCCCCACCTTCACCGTTCCCACCGATGCCCAGCTGTTGGGCCGTTGTACGCGGCCGGCCGTGCTTTTCTGGAAGTGCGGCATGCACCCGTTCGGCACCGATGACCTCGGGCGGGACATCCTGACCCGGGTCCTGTACGGGGGGCGGGTATCGCTCCTGGTGGGGTTCGCCGCGGGGCTGGCGTCCACCCTCCTTGGCGGCCTGCTTGGGGCCACGGTGGCCTACTTCGGGGGGCGCATGGACGCGCTGGTGAGCCGGTTCACCGACACCATGCTCTCCATCCCCCAGTTCCCGCTGCTCTTGATCCTAACTGGGGTGCTGGCCAGCCGTGAGGTGCCGTTGGCGGTGGCCCTGAGCAACGCCCTCGGCGGGGCAAAGAGCATCGTGGTGATCATTGTGGTAATCACCGCCCTTTCGTGGATGGGGGCATTCCGCCTCGTGCGGGGGGAGGTGTTAAGCCTTCGCGAGCGCACGTTTGTCGAGGCGGCGCGGGCGATCGGGGCCTCCCGCCGGCGGATCATCTTCCGATATCTCCTTCCCAACACCGCCCATGTGATGATCGTTCAGGCAACGCTCATGGTGGGGGAGGCCATCCTCATCGAGTCCGGGCTTTCCTTCCTCGGGCTGGGCATTC is a genomic window of Candidatus Acetothermia bacterium containing:
- a CDS encoding ABC transporter permease codes for the protein MTEAVKRRRRPRQRVGQGESAWHLTWRRFRNHRLALLGGTVILVLVLGAVLAPWISPYEYSRTNLRRQFAAPTFTVPTDAQLLGRCTRPAVLFWKCGMHPFGTDDLGRDILTRVLYGGRVSLLVGFAAGLASTLLGGLLGATVAYFGGRMDALVSRFTDTMLSIPQFPLLLILTGVLASREVPLAVALSNALGGAKSIVVIIVVITALSWMGAFRLVRGEVLSLRERTFVEAARAIGASRRRIIFRYLLPNTAHVMIVQATLMVGEAILIESGLSFLGLGIQPPAVSWGNMLSRAQEFLYYPNGVYVALFPGAFIFLTVLCFNFVGDGLRDALDPRFGHRV
- a CDS encoding ABC transporter permease, with product MTAYIIRRVLQIIPTLFMISLIVYGLLALKPGDPIDELRFGNPGFTQADYERLIKLYGLDKPWYFRYWYWLGRAVQGDFGPSRRYGMPAAEYIFRYRLPNTLILSGLSLLVAFMVAVPAGVFSALRQHSVLDYAITFVNFIGVSVPIFWLGIMLIYLFAVWLRVLPAGSVQTPGIVGGWAQFLDRARHVILPVTALSALQMASWTRFMRSSMLEVLNLDYVRTARAKGVAERTVTYRHALRNAILPIITLVGLAIPTVFSGAVLTETVFNWPGMGRAIFDSIIANDFNVAMVALMFISLLILAFNLLADLAYALADPRIRYD
- a CDS encoding ABC transporter substrate-binding protein; this translates as LARFYDIAPKHVWEPIFREAIREAEANPAKAAEIIMAKFLGADPASGRDPTKVVGSGPFKLVEWQRNQFIRGVRRTDFFLFDPQVYGPAENYVKEVIVRFIVHEPTLLAALFAGELDASDDIGLAGQDPEVLRSRGRGVFTVEVSPSGFIEQLNFNNFGHPRYGDEGCQIARDLLLHDPRTRQAVIQAIDREALAKAVFPGAIVSNSFVVRGDFGFNPDLNPWPYDPEASRKLLAELGWKDSDGNGVLDRITPDGRKVEFRLPHATTPASFRVRTQELLQEYLSDVGIELEPVNYPASVLFSTEFVNGGSVCTWPGIIEFASAGGLGEVPADELSGELWGDDPRTPELWDNVPRRANAFAGSNVTGWINDEYDRLHFAALSEFDLAKRADIIREMQVIFNEELPFVPLYERVEILTAKVGLVNYVKGTAITRTPFWNAWEWGWEQHGAVQLRTAG